TATGCGGTGCTGACGAGCTTCAAATCCGGAACGGCGCTGTTCCGGGTCGACTACTGGCCGACCGAGATCTCTTTTGACAACTATGCGGGCATCGTCACCAGCAGCGGCTTCCTGCGCAACCTTGCCAACTCGCTGATGGTCGCAACGATCGTGGTCTGCGTCTCGCTGCTGCTTGCGGTCACCGCCGCTTACGCCTTGGCGCGGGTGCGGTTTCGTGGACGCGCGCTGCTGCTTCTGACGATCCTGTCGGTGTCGATGTTCCCGCAGATCGCGGTGCTTGCGGGCCTCTTCGAACTGATCCGAGCGGTCGGGATCTTCAACACGCCGTTGGCCCTGATCTTTTCCTACATGATCTTCACCCTGCCCTTCACGGTCTGGGTGCTCACCACCTTCATGCGTGACCTGCCGATCGAGATCGAGGAAGCGGCGATCGTCGATGGCGCCACGCCGTGGGTGATCATCACCCGCGTGTTCATGCCGCTGATGTGGCCGGCGCTGGTGACGACGGGGCTGCTCGCCTTCATCGCCGCCTGGAACGAGTTCCTGTTCGCGCTGACCTTCACGTCATCCGACAGCCAGCGCACCGTGCCGGTCGCGATCGCGCTGCTCTCGGGCAACAGCCAGTACGAAATCCCGTGGGGCAACATCATGGCCGCATCGATCATCGTCACCGTGCCTCTGGTGGTCCTGGTGCTGATCTTCCAGCGGCGGATCATCTCCGGACTCACCGCCGGCGGCGTCAAAGGATAAGGGGGAAAACCATGGCAGAACTTCAATTGCGCAACATCCGCAAGTCCTTCGGCGCCTTCGAGGTGATCAAGGGCGTCAGCATGGACATCCGGGCCGGCGAGTTCATGGTCTTCGTCGGGCCTTCCGGCTGCGGCAAGTCCACGCTGCTGCGGCTGATCGCCGGGCTCGAAGACATCTCATCCGGTACGCTGTCCTTCGACGGGCAGGTGGTCAACCAGCTGACGCCGTCGAAGCGCGGCATCGCGATGGTGTTCCAGTCCTATGCGCTTTACCCGCACATGACCGTGTTCGAGAACATGTCCTTCGGCATGCAGCTTGCCGGCAAGGACAAGGACCAGTGCAAGAAGCGCGTCGAGGCAGCGGCTGAGATGCTGCAGCTGACGCCCTATCTGCAGCGGCTACCCAGGCAGCTCTCGGGCGGCCAGCGCCAGCGCGTGGCGATCGGCCGGGCGATCGTGCGCGATCCCAAGGTCTTTCTCTTCGACGAGCCGCTCTCCAATCTCGATGCGGCGCTGCGCGTTGCCACCCGCATCGAGATCGCCAAGCTGCATCGCAGCATGCACAAGACGACGATGATCTATGTCACCCACGACCAGGTCGAAGCGATGACATTGGCGGATCGCATTTGCGTGCTGCGGGATGGGCTGGTCGAACAGATCGGCACGCCGCTCGAACTCTACGAGAGCCCGAACTCGGTCTTCGTCGCCGGCTTCATCGGTTCGCCGAAGATGAACTTTCTCTCCGGCGCGCTCGCAGCACCCTACGATGCCCACACGATCGGCATCCGGGCCGAGCATCTGGAGATCAAGGCGGCTGATGGCCGGTGGACAGGAACGGTGGTGCATTCCGAAATGCTGGGCTCCGATAGCTACATCTATCTCGATATCGGCGCCGGCGAACCGGTCATCGTCCGGGAGGGCGGCACCTCGCACCACCGGCCTGGCGAGACAATTCACATCTCGCCGCTCGGCGGCAACATCCACCGCTTCGATGCGTCGGGGCAGGCTCTCGGCCGCGTGCCCATGAAAGGGGCTGCCTGACCAGGACCCGATCAAGCTGAAGACACCCAAAGCTTCGGGGTCGCCAATTCCCGGCGGCCCCATCTATCGTAAGACGACAGGCCCGCAACGGGCGAACACGCAAGGAGAATGACCGTGCCTATCAGAACAGTTGTTTGGGGCGAGAATATTCACGAACAGACCAACGAGATCGTCCGCAGCATCTATCCGAACGGGATGCACAACACGATTGCGGCGGCGCTCAACACCGAAGGCGCGATCGAGGCGACGACGGCGACGCTGCAGGAGCCGGAACACGGGCTGAGTGTCGAGCGTCTCGCCAACACCGACGTGCTTATTTGGTGGGGCCACAAGGACCACGGCGCCGTCAGCGACGAGATTGTCGAGCGCGTTGCCAAGCGGGTCTGGGAAGGCATGGGCTTGATCGTGCTCCACTCCGGCCATTTCTCCAAGATCTTCAAGCGGCTGATGGGCACGCCCTGCGCGCTGAAGTGGCGCGAGGCCGGCGAGCGTGAACGCGTCTGGGCGATCAATCCGCGTCATCCGATCGCCGAAGGCATCGACGAGAACTTTGTGCTTGAAAACGAAGAGATGTATGGCGAGCAATTCTCGGTGCCGGAGCCGCTCGAAACCGTGTTCATCTCGTGGTTTGCCGGCGGCGAAGTGTTCCGCTCGGGCCTCACCTGGCGTCGCGGCGCCGGCAACATCTTCTATTTCCGTCCGGGCCACGAGACCTACCCGACCTATCACGACGCCAATGTGCAGAAGGTGCTGCGCAATTCGGTGAAGTGGGCCTACAACGCCGACAACCGCTACACGGCGATCCACGATGCGCCGAACGTACCGGTCGAAAAGGCGTTGGAGCCGATCGTCGAGCGCGGTCCACGGCTGCACCAGGCCGGCGAAGCGGGATACAGGTGAGCATCATGCGTCTTCTCATTGTAGGAACCGGTGGCATGGCGAACAGCCATGCCCAGGCCTTTGCCAAGATCGAAGGCGTCGAGATGGTCGGCGCTGTTGACGTCGATCCCGCACGGGCCAAGGCTTTTGCTGACAAGCACGGCATTGCCGAGACCTTCACCTCGCTCGACGAGGCGATCGCCTGGGGCAAGTTCGATGCAGCAACGAACGTGACGCCGGACAAGGCGCATCACCCGACGACGCTGGCGCTGATCGCTGCCGGCAAGCATGTGCTCTGCGAAAAACCTCTGGCGGAGAACTATGCCAAGGCGTCGGAGATGGCCGAAGCGGCCGAGCGTTCCGGCCTGGTGACGATGGTCAATCTCACCTACCGCAACGTCGCACCGCTGCAGAAGGCACGCGCCATGGTGCTTGCCGGCGATGTCGGCAAGCTGCGGCACCTCGAGGCGTCTTACCTGCAGAGCTGGCTTGTTTCCAAGGCCTGGGGCGACTGGGCGACGGAATCGCAATGGCTGTGGCGGCTTTCGACCAAGCACGGCTCGAACGGCGTGCTCGGTGATGTCGGCATCCATATCCTCGATTTTGCCGGCTATGGCGCGGGCACGGATGCCGCCCGGATCTTCGCGCGGCTGAAGACCTTCGACAAGGCGCCCGGCAACCGCATCGGCGAGTATGACCTCGACGCCAATGACAGCTTTGTCATGACGGCCGAGTTCGGCAACGGCGCCATGGGCGTCGTCCATGCCAGCCGGTGGGCGACCGGGCATCTGAACGAGCTCCGGCTCAGGCTGCACGGTGACAAGGGCGCGCTCGAAGTGGTGCACACGCCTGACGGATCGACGCTGCGCGCCTGCCTCGGCGCCGATGTCGAAACTGCAACATGGCGCGATGTCGACGCCGGCACCGTGCCGACGAACTACGAGCGCTTCGTGGCTGCCGTTCGCAAGGGCAAGACCGAAGAGCCCGGGTTCCGCCATGCCGCGAACCTGCAGAAGGTCCTCGACCTGGCCATGGAGACGGAAGCCGGGCGGCGCGAGCTTGCTGTCTAAAGCGTCCTTTGCGCGTTCGTGTGAACGCGGGGTGCTCTAACGAGAGTGACGGTCGGGGGTGGTGCTCTTGGCAACTCCCCCGCTTTGCGGCCCTACCCAGGGCGTCACCGCCGAGCCGACGGTGTTTTCCATCGACTGGCCGAGCCGCCGCACCTGCGCGTCGTAGTTTCTGCGGGTGTTGGGGTCGAAAATCATGATCGGCGTCGAGACCGCAAGGCTTGCCGCACTGCCGACCGTCTGGGTGGCGCCGAGCGTGACGGCGCCAAGGCGCTCGCCGAGGCCGACATCGGAATCGGTTACGGTCTGGCCGGCGATCAGGCGGTTGCCGAGCAGCCGCACGACCTCAGGGCTTTCAGCGAACTTGCCGTGGTTCAGCTTGTCGCCGCCCTTGAGCGCGGTCAGGTCGATAACGCTGATGCCGGCCAGTTCCAGTTGCGTGCGGTAGGGCTCGGCGGTCGGATCGATCTGTCCGAGGCGATCGACATTGCCGGAAATGCGCCGCGACAGGTTCAGCGCCCGGTCGTCGCGCGACACGAACAGCGTGAACTTCGGCCGCTTTTCGCCCATGGAGCGGAGCTGTTGGCCGAAGACGTCGACGTCGAGATCGGGTGACGCGAGAATGACGTCGGTGATCTTGGGGGCGATGCGTCCGTCACGGATCGCCATCTGGCGCAGCGCCTCGACGGTTAGCCACGAGCCCATCGAGTGGGCCATGACGGTGATTTCGCCAACCGAGGGATTGCTCGCGGCGCGCTTGAGAAGTTCCTCCAGCGCGTCGCGCGAATAGTTGGTGCTTTCCTTGTCGTAATTGTAGTCGAAGATGCTGGCGCGCGAGGGCCAGGTGAAGATGACAGGCGCAACGTCGGTGCCGCTGTCATGCACGATCTGGGCAAAGCGGTAGACGGCGTCCTCGTAGCGGTTGTTAAAGCCGTGCACGAAGATCAGCACGCGCCGCGTCTTCGGCAGATTGCCCTTCAACCAACTCTGAACGTCGTTGCCCTCGTTGAGCGGGGTTACGCTGACGGTCGAGAAATCACGCTCCGGATTGGCCGGCAGCTTCTTCGGCCACTGCACCTGGCCGATTTCGCGGTTCTTCTCGGGCGGAATGGAGACAACGATTTCCGTTAGAGAAAGCTGTACCGACCGTTCGCCGCTGAAAAGCACGCCCGGCTCTGCGGTCGGCGCGCGTGTCGTCGCCACCATCAGGTCGACCTGCGAGGCGCCGCCCGTCGTGCCCGAAGGCACGAGCACACCAACCGGGCGGCCGGCGCACGCCGCAAGCGTTGCTGCCAGCAGAAGTGTTGCGGCGATGCGGCTCCAGTGCCTCTTCGAAGTAGAAAACGGACGCAGCAACCAACCCCCCAGTTCCGCATCATGCGGCGCAACCGGCCCGAAACATCCGGACCGGTTGTCTCCATGCATGAGAAACGGCCGATTTTCACCCCTCGACCGACCCCAAGCGCCTGTGAGGGCTGCGTTTGCCGGCGGCGATGCGGCAATCATGCAACATTTCGCTACAGGCAGGCCTGGGTAAAACCCCCTTATATTCATTGAAAAGGCATTGGGCTTTCACTAGCATCGTTTCGACTTTCCCCTGGACGTGACCCGAGCGGCCCGTCCGATCTCCCTGAAATGATAAGGAAATTCAGGAATGCAGGCGGTTTTCGATGGCCATAACGACGTGCTTCTGCGTCTGTGGCAGAACGCGCGGAAGGGCCAGGACCCGGTACGCGAATTCGTCGACGGCATCGACCAGGGCCATATCGATGCGCCGCGCGCCAAGGCGGGCGGCCTCGTCGGTGGCCTCTCGGCAATCTACGTGCCCTCGGGTGATCTCGTCCTGCAGCCGCCGAACGAGAGCGGTCACTACGAAACACCGCTTTCGGCACCGCTCGAACACCTGCCGTCGCTGGCGATCGCCATGGAGCTCGCCGATATCGCCGTGCGCCTCGACCGGGCCGGGGCGTGGAAGCTCTGCCGGTCGACCGCCGAAATCCGCGGGGCGGTCGAAGCCGGCGTCTTTGCCTCGGTCCTGCACATGGAAGGCTGCGAGGCGATCGGTGCCGATCTTTCCGCGCTTGAAACCTTCTATGCCGCGGGCCTGCGTTCGCTTGGGCCCGTCTGGAGCCGCCACAACGTCTTTGGCCATGGCGTGCCGTTCTCCTATCCGATGTCTCCGGACACGGCACCCGGGCTGACGGATGCGGGCTTCGAGCTCGTGCGCGCCTGCAACCGTCTGGGCATTCTGATCGATCTTGCACACATCACCGAAAAGGGCTTCTGGGACGTGGCGAAGACCACCGACCAGCCGCTGGTCGCCAGCCATTCCAATGCGCATGCGCTGACCCCGGTCGCGCGCAATCTCACCGACAAGCAGCTCGACGCCATCCGCGAAAGCAAGGGCCTCGTGGGGCTCAACTATGCGACGACGATGCTGCGCGCCGACGGACAGGAGAATGCCGCAACGCCGCTTTCCGACATGGTGCGCCATGTCGATTATCTCGTCGAACGCATGGGCGTCGAGTGTGTCGCACTCGGCTCGGACTTCGACGGGGCGACGATCCCCGAGGGGATCGCTGATGCGGCCGGCAGCCAGGCGCTCGTTGCAGCGCTCAGAAGCGCCGGATATGGTGATGCCGAACTGGCAAAGATATGCCGGGAGAACTGGTGGAGAGTTCTGGGGCAGGCTTGGCACGAGGCCGCCTGAACCCATGAAGAAGGGGCCCAAAAGGGCGCAAACGAGGGAACTGCAAACATGATGCACAAGCTCAATGGACGTCTTCGTCTTCTGACGGCTTCTGCGGCGCTGGCCATGGTGATGGCTGCAACCGCACCGGCCTTCGCGGAAACGCCGAAGGACACGCTGGTCGAAGCCTTTGCGATCGACGACGTCATTACCATGGATCCGGGCGAAGCCTTCGAGCTGACCGCGGCCGAAATCACCGGCAACACCTACAGCATGCTGGTGCGCCTCGACATCAACGACACGACCAAGGTCGTCGGCGACCTCGCCGACAGCTGGACCGTGTCCGACGACGGTCTGACCTATACGTTCAAGCTGAAGCCCGGCCTGAAGTTCGCTTCCGGCAACCCGGTAACCGCTGAAGACGTCGCCTGGTCGTTCGAGCGCGCCGTGAAGCTCGACAAGAGCCCGGCCTTCATCCTCACCCAGTTTGGCCTCACCGGCGACAATGTGACGGAAAAGGCCAAGGCAACGGACGAGCAGACCTTCGTCTTCACCGTCGATCAGGCCTATGCGCCGAGCTTCGTCTTGAACTGCCTGACGGCAACCGTGGGCGCTGTGCTCGATAAGAAGCTCGTTCTCGAAAACGTCAAGCCGGTCACGCCGACGGACGAATACAAGTACGACAACGACTTCGGCAACGAATGGCTGAAGACCGGCTATGCCGGTTCCGGCCCGTTCAAGCTGCGCGAATGGCGCGCCAACGAAGTCATCGTACTCGAGCGCAATGACAACTTCTATGGCGAACAGGCCAAGCTCGCCCGCGTCATCTATCGCCACATGAAAGAAAGCTCGGGCCAGCGCCTGGCGCTTGAAGCGGGCGATATCGACGTGGCGCGCAACCTCGAGCCGGGCGATTTCGACGCCATTTCAAAGAATGGCGACCTTGCCACGACGAACGCGCCGAAGGGCACGGTCTACTACATCAGCCTCAACCAGAAGAACGCGAACCTCGCCAAGCCCGAAGTGCGCGAAGCGTTCAAGTACTTGGTCGACTACGATGCCATCGGCTCGACGCTGATCAAGGGCATCGGCGAGATCCACCAGAGCTTCCTGCCGAAGGGCGTTCTGGGTGCGCTCGACGAGAACCCCTACAAGCTCGACGTCGCCAAGGCGAAGGAACTGCTGGCCAAGGCCGGTCTCGCTGACGGCTTCACCGTCACCATGGACGTTCGCAACGGCCAGCCGGTCACCGGCATTGCCGAGTCCTTCCAGCAGACCCTCGGCCAGGCCGGCGTGAAGCTCGAGATCATCCCGGGCGACGGCAAGCAGACGCTGACGAAGTATCGTGCCCGTAACCACGACATGTATATCGGTCAGTGGGGCATGGACTATTTCGACCCGAACTCGAACGCCGAAACCTTCACCAGCAACCCTGACAACTCCGACGAAGGCAAGAACAAGACCCTTGCCTGGCGCAATGCCTGGGACGTTCCGGAGCTGACGAAGAAGACCAAGGACGCTCTGCTCGAGCGCGACAGCGCCAAGCGCGCGGAGACCTACAAGGAACTGCAGAAGACGGTGCTGGGCGAAAGCCCGTTCGTCATCATCTTCCAGCAGACCGAAGTCGCCGGCTACCGCGGCAACGTCAAGGGCCTGAAGCTCGGTCCGAGCTTCGACACCAACTTCGTCGCCGGCATCACCAAAGAATAAGCCGTCTCGAAGGAATAAACCGAAAGGATCGTTCCCTTGAGCATGAGCGGAACAGGGACATTGGACGGGCGCAAACGCGCCCGTCCCGGTAAGATCGTGGCAGCGGTGCTGCGCTTTCTTGTCATTGTCGTCACCACCTATCTCGGCCTTCTGGCCGTCACCTTTTTCATCGGCCGGGTAATTCCGATCGACCCGGTTCTGGCCGTTCTCGGCGACCGGGCGCCGACGCATGTCGTCGAAAGGACGCGCGAGGCGATGGGGCTCAATCTGCCCCTCTACCAACAATTCTTCATCTATGTCCGCCAGGCGCTGACCGGTGACTTCGGCATTTCGGTGCTGACGACCAATCCGGTCATGACCGACATTCGTCGCGTCTTCCCGGCGACCATGGAACTCGCGACGCTCGGCACCCTCATCGGTGCCCTGTTCGGCGTTCCGCTCGGCGTGCTTGCGGCCGTCAAGCGCGGCAGCATCGCCGACCAGATCGTGCGCGTCATCGGCCTCGTCGGCTATTCCGTGCCGATCTTCTGGCTGGCGCTTCTGTCGTTGCTGGTGTTCTACGCGCGGCTGAAGTGGGTCGCCTATCCCGGCCGTATCGATATCGTGTTCGAATACACGTTCACGCCGATCACGGGCTTCTATCTGTTCGATGCGCTCTGGCAGCGGCAATGGGATGTGCTGTGGGACGTGTTCCGCCACATCATCCTGCC
The nucleotide sequence above comes from Ensifer sp. PDNC004. Encoded proteins:
- a CDS encoding ThuA domain-containing protein, with amino-acid sequence MTVPIRTVVWGENIHEQTNEIVRSIYPNGMHNTIAAALNTEGAIEATTATLQEPEHGLSVERLANTDVLIWWGHKDHGAVSDEIVERVAKRVWEGMGLIVLHSGHFSKIFKRLMGTPCALKWREAGERERVWAINPRHPIAEGIDENFVLENEEMYGEQFSVPEPLETVFISWFAGGEVFRSGLTWRRGAGNIFYFRPGHETYPTYHDANVQKVLRNSVKWAYNADNRYTAIHDAPNVPVEKALEPIVERGPRLHQAGEAGYR
- a CDS encoding dipeptidase, producing MQAVFDGHNDVLLRLWQNARKGQDPVREFVDGIDQGHIDAPRAKAGGLVGGLSAIYVPSGDLVLQPPNESGHYETPLSAPLEHLPSLAIAMELADIAVRLDRAGAWKLCRSTAEIRGAVEAGVFASVLHMEGCEAIGADLSALETFYAAGLRSLGPVWSRHNVFGHGVPFSYPMSPDTAPGLTDAGFELVRACNRLGILIDLAHITEKGFWDVAKTTDQPLVASHSNAHALTPVARNLTDKQLDAIRESKGLVGLNYATTMLRADGQENAATPLSDMVRHVDYLVERMGVECVALGSDFDGATIPEGIADAAGSQALVAALRSAGYGDAELAKICRENWWRVLGQAWHEAA
- a CDS encoding carbohydrate ABC transporter permease, coding for MVATLAKRTAFYALVAAIIIIAVFPFYYAVLTSFKSGTALFRVDYWPTEISFDNYAGIVTSSGFLRNLANSLMVATIVVCVSLLLAVTAAYALARVRFRGRALLLLTILSVSMFPQIAVLAGLFELIRAVGIFNTPLALIFSYMIFTLPFTVWVLTTFMRDLPIEIEEAAIVDGATPWVIITRVFMPLMWPALVTTGLLAFIAAWNEFLFALTFTSSDSQRTVPVAIALLSGNSQYEIPWGNIMAASIIVTVPLVVLVLIFQRRIISGLTAGGVKG
- a CDS encoding ABC transporter substrate-binding protein is translated as MMHKLNGRLRLLTASAALAMVMAATAPAFAETPKDTLVEAFAIDDVITMDPGEAFELTAAEITGNTYSMLVRLDINDTTKVVGDLADSWTVSDDGLTYTFKLKPGLKFASGNPVTAEDVAWSFERAVKLDKSPAFILTQFGLTGDNVTEKAKATDEQTFVFTVDQAYAPSFVLNCLTATVGAVLDKKLVLENVKPVTPTDEYKYDNDFGNEWLKTGYAGSGPFKLREWRANEVIVLERNDNFYGEQAKLARVIYRHMKESSGQRLALEAGDIDVARNLEPGDFDAISKNGDLATTNAPKGTVYYISLNQKNANLAKPEVREAFKYLVDYDAIGSTLIKGIGEIHQSFLPKGVLGALDENPYKLDVAKAKELLAKAGLADGFTVTMDVRNGQPVTGIAESFQQTLGQAGVKLEIIPGDGKQTLTKYRARNHDMYIGQWGMDYFDPNSNAETFTSNPDNSDEGKNKTLAWRNAWDVPELTKKTKDALLERDSAKRAETYKELQKTVLGESPFVIIFQQTEVAGYRGNVKGLKLGPSFDTNFVAGITKE
- a CDS encoding ABC transporter ATP-binding protein, whose protein sequence is MAELQLRNIRKSFGAFEVIKGVSMDIRAGEFMVFVGPSGCGKSTLLRLIAGLEDISSGTLSFDGQVVNQLTPSKRGIAMVFQSYALYPHMTVFENMSFGMQLAGKDKDQCKKRVEAAAEMLQLTPYLQRLPRQLSGGQRQRVAIGRAIVRDPKVFLFDEPLSNLDAALRVATRIEIAKLHRSMHKTTMIYVTHDQVEAMTLADRICVLRDGLVEQIGTPLELYESPNSVFVAGFIGSPKMNFLSGALAAPYDAHTIGIRAEHLEIKAADGRWTGTVVHSEMLGSDSYIYLDIGAGEPVIVREGGTSHHRPGETIHISPLGGNIHRFDASGQALGRVPMKGAA
- a CDS encoding ABC transporter permease; its protein translation is MSGTGTLDGRKRARPGKIVAAVLRFLVIVVTTYLGLLAVTFFIGRVIPIDPVLAVLGDRAPTHVVERTREAMGLNLPLYQQFFIYVRQALTGDFGISVLTTNPVMTDIRRVFPATMELATLGTLIGALFGVPLGVLAAVKRGSIADQIVRVIGLVGYSVPIFWLALLSLLVFYARLKWVAYPGRIDIVFEYTFTPITGFYLFDALWQRQWDVLWDVFRHIILPASLLGYFSLAYISRMTRSFMLNELQQEYIVAARAKGLSETRIIWGHALRNAAVPLVTVIALSYAGLLEGSVLTETVFAWPGLGLYITNSLQNADMNAVLGGTIIIGSVFIGINLLSDLLYRTLDPRTRQR
- a CDS encoding Gfo/Idh/MocA family protein, which gives rise to MRLLIVGTGGMANSHAQAFAKIEGVEMVGAVDVDPARAKAFADKHGIAETFTSLDEAIAWGKFDAATNVTPDKAHHPTTLALIAAGKHVLCEKPLAENYAKASEMAEAAERSGLVTMVNLTYRNVAPLQKARAMVLAGDVGKLRHLEASYLQSWLVSKAWGDWATESQWLWRLSTKHGSNGVLGDVGIHILDFAGYGAGTDAARIFARLKTFDKAPGNRIGEYDLDANDSFVMTAEFGNGAMGVVHASRWATGHLNELRLRLHGDKGALEVVHTPDGSTLRACLGADVETATWRDVDAGTVPTNYERFVAAVRKGKTEEPGFRHAANLQKVLDLAMETEAGRRELAV
- a CDS encoding alpha/beta hydrolase, whose protein sequence is MAATLLLAATLAACAGRPVGVLVPSGTTGGASQVDLMVATTRAPTAEPGVLFSGERSVQLSLTEIVVSIPPEKNREIGQVQWPKKLPANPERDFSTVSVTPLNEGNDVQSWLKGNLPKTRRVLIFVHGFNNRYEDAVYRFAQIVHDSGTDVAPVIFTWPSRASIFDYNYDKESTNYSRDALEELLKRAASNPSVGEITVMAHSMGSWLTVEALRQMAIRDGRIAPKITDVILASPDLDVDVFGQQLRSMGEKRPKFTLFVSRDDRALNLSRRISGNVDRLGQIDPTAEPYRTQLELAGISVIDLTALKGGDKLNHGKFAESPEVVRLLGNRLIAGQTVTDSDVGLGERLGAVTLGATQTVGSAASLAVSTPIMIFDPNTRRNYDAQVRRLGQSMENTVGSAVTPWVGPQSGGVAKSTTPDRHSR